In Halococcus hamelinensis 100A6, a single genomic region encodes these proteins:
- a CDS encoding M48 family metalloprotease gives MNWRAEWKLRARMALATVALGVVAAAFAGVLFGVFSYLAAFFAANGYFPPSLAETMGAAAAVVFVAGIVAVEWVFGDTLVLRHVNVRGTTPERYPDLHRIVSRTAQQADLPVPTVSVIETAAPHAFTVGYTQTGATMVVSTGLLDGLTEDELGAVVAHELAHVKNRDVAVMMALSLPTVIANAIMERAERAMNNGESSNGFGPLVGVVVFAVAGAFWSLGRVLLSLLSRYREVAADRGAVAITGSPATLASALSTLDETSVSLPSEDVRSSASVAAFSIVPFEAAETADGPVMLGPEGDRTPYLYNRTERFREFAAHVLRTHPDTDDRIERLRALQRAIR, from the coding sequence ATGAACTGGAGAGCAGAATGGAAACTCCGGGCCCGAATGGCGCTCGCGACCGTCGCACTGGGCGTCGTCGCGGCGGCCTTCGCGGGCGTGCTGTTCGGCGTGTTCTCGTATCTAGCTGCGTTCTTCGCGGCAAACGGCTACTTTCCACCGTCGCTGGCCGAGACGATGGGTGCGGCCGCAGCGGTGGTGTTCGTCGCGGGTATCGTCGCCGTCGAGTGGGTCTTCGGCGACACGCTCGTCCTCCGACACGTGAACGTTCGCGGGACGACCCCGGAGCGCTATCCCGACCTCCACCGGATAGTGAGCCGGACCGCCCAGCAGGCCGACCTCCCCGTTCCCACGGTTTCGGTGATAGAGACCGCCGCACCGCACGCGTTCACCGTCGGCTACACCCAGACCGGCGCGACGATGGTGGTCTCGACCGGACTGCTCGACGGCCTCACCGAGGACGAACTCGGAGCCGTCGTCGCCCACGAACTCGCCCACGTCAAGAACCGCGACGTCGCGGTGATGATGGCGCTGTCGCTCCCGACGGTGATCGCGAACGCCATTATGGAACGGGCGGAGCGCGCGATGAACAACGGAGAATCGTCGAACGGGTTCGGCCCCTTGGTCGGGGTGGTCGTGTTCGCGGTCGCGGGAGCGTTCTGGAGTCTCGGACGCGTTCTCCTCAGTCTCCTCTCGCGGTATCGCGAGGTCGCGGCCGACCGCGGGGCGGTCGCCATCACCGGCTCGCCGGCGACCCTCGCGAGCGCGCTCTCGACGCTCGACGAGACGTCGGTCAGCCTCCCGAGCGAGGACGTGCGATCGAGCGCGAGCGTGGCGGCCTTCTCTATCGTCCCCTTCGAGGCGGCGGAGACCGCCGACGGACCCGTGATGCTCGGGCCGGAGGGCGACCGGACGCCCTACCTCTACAACCGAACGGAACGATTCCGCGAGTTCGCGGCGCACGTGTTGCGCACCCACCCCGACACCGACGACCGGATCGAGCGACTTCGCGCACTCCAGCGGGCGATACGATGA
- a CDS encoding RNA methyltransferase translates to MGSLSVAVVGAETPGNVGTIARAMKNFGFSDLLLVDPPELDPDGEAYGFAGHAREDVLPNHEVLGFDDLVSEYYTVGFTAITGEDDGHPVRYPFKSPAELRDHLAGLDADVALVFGREGTGLSNAEFARIDEVCSIPANPDYPVLNLGQAATVALYELRELGLAEVHHPDRHIRADEAALGGLYDQFGTLLETIDHPPEKRAKTARLFRRLLGRAHPTGREVATLRGVLRGAMSAIERARDEE, encoded by the coding sequence ATGGGGTCGCTATCGGTCGCGGTGGTCGGTGCGGAGACCCCCGGCAACGTCGGCACCATCGCGCGGGCGATGAAGAACTTCGGTTTCTCGGACCTGTTGCTCGTCGACCCGCCGGAACTCGACCCCGACGGCGAGGCCTACGGCTTCGCGGGACACGCCCGCGAGGACGTCCTCCCGAACCACGAGGTGCTCGGCTTCGACGACCTGGTTTCGGAGTATTACACCGTCGGTTTCACCGCCATCACCGGCGAGGACGACGGCCATCCGGTCCGGTACCCGTTCAAGAGCCCCGCCGAACTCCGCGACCATCTCGCCGGCCTCGATGCCGACGTCGCGCTCGTGTTCGGTCGCGAGGGCACGGGGCTGTCGAACGCCGAGTTCGCGAGGATCGACGAGGTGTGTTCGATCCCCGCGAACCCCGACTATCCCGTCCTGAACCTCGGCCAGGCCGCGACGGTCGCCCTCTACGAACTCCGGGAGCTGGGGCTCGCCGAGGTCCACCACCCCGACCGTCACATCCGGGCCGACGAAGCCGCGCTCGGCGGACTCTACGACCAGTTCGGGACGCTGCTGGAGACCATCGACCACCCGCCCGAGAAACGCGCGAAGACCGCCCGGCTGTTCCGCCGGCTGCTCGGACGCGCCCATCCGACGGGTCGGGAGGTCGCGACGCTTCGCGGCGTGCTCCGGGGTGCGATGTCGGCGATCGAACGAGCGCGGGACGAGGAATAA
- a CDS encoding helix-turn-helix domain-containing protein, with protein MSTISEISIPASTFVLGETLEAVPEATFDIERVVAHDTERVLPFVWASAPEREALEDALDADPSVEDVELLSDLEDEWLYRMAWIDHVEFVVHALLEEQATVLNAHSEEGQWHLRLLFPDRESLSRTYEFCEEHDIRLDVKTIYEMDSERHGRFGLTEEQSEALSAAFENGYYEVPRGVSVEALAEKLDISHQALSERFRRAHGNLIENTLIIGADKETDSRPTPEL; from the coding sequence ATGAGTACCATTAGCGAGATCTCGATTCCCGCCTCGACGTTCGTTCTGGGCGAAACGCTCGAAGCGGTTCCCGAGGCCACCTTCGATATCGAGCGGGTGGTCGCCCACGACACCGAGCGGGTGCTGCCGTTCGTCTGGGCGAGCGCCCCCGAGCGCGAGGCGCTCGAGGACGCCCTCGACGCCGACCCGAGCGTGGAGGACGTCGAACTCCTCTCGGACCTCGAGGACGAGTGGCTCTACCGGATGGCGTGGATCGACCACGTCGAGTTCGTGGTTCACGCCCTCCTCGAAGAGCAGGCTACCGTCCTCAACGCCCACAGCGAGGAGGGACAGTGGCATCTCCGACTCCTGTTTCCCGACCGGGAGTCGCTCTCGCGGACCTACGAGTTCTGCGAGGAGCACGACATCCGCCTCGACGTCAAGACCATCTACGAGATGGACAGCGAGCGCCACGGCCGGTTCGGCCTCACCGAAGAACAGTCCGAAGCCCTCAGCGCGGCCTTCGAGAACGGCTACTACGAGGTCCCCCGCGGCGTCTCGGTCGAGGCACTCGCCGAGAAGCTCGACATCTCCCACCAGGCCCTCTCCGAACGGTTCCGACGCGCCCACGGCAACCTCATCGAGAACACGCTGATCATCGGTGCCGACAAGGAGACGGATTCGCGACCCACGCCCGAACTGTAG
- the dnaJ gene encoding molecular chaperone DnaJ, whose protein sequence is MSEDFYSVLGVSRDASEDEVKQAYREKASEYHPDVSDDPNADEKFKQAKKAKEVLTDDQKRQAYDQMGHDRFEQAEKRGGFDGGAGGRGGAGGMGGMGGGMGGGDPFGGMGGNMGGGMGDIFEQFFGGGGGRGGGRNGPQQGRDLRTSLTIELEEAAEGVRKQFTVARPETCPDCDGSGHPESADAETCPECDGRGQTTQVQQTALGRVQQTQTCRRCGGDGTLYSESCGTCGGDGRVRNEATLSVDIPAGIDDGQTLRMEREGAPGENNGPKGDLLIEVSVRQHPEFERDGDDLAHRAAISFPQATFGTSIEVPTLSGTVEMDVPASTQSGETFRLDGKGMPRLRRRGKGDLFVKVQVVTPDELNEEQREALEAFAEAGGEEVDVEAGFFKKIKNSL, encoded by the coding sequence ATGAGCGAGGATTTCTACTCGGTGCTCGGCGTCTCGCGCGACGCGAGCGAGGACGAGGTCAAGCAGGCCTACCGCGAGAAGGCTTCCGAGTACCACCCCGACGTCTCCGACGACCCGAACGCCGACGAGAAGTTCAAACAGGCGAAGAAGGCCAAGGAGGTCCTGACGGACGACCAGAAACGCCAGGCCTACGACCAGATGGGCCACGACCGCTTCGAGCAGGCCGAGAAACGCGGCGGGTTCGACGGCGGGGCGGGCGGGCGGGGCGGCGCTGGCGGGATGGGTGGCATGGGTGGCGGGATGGGCGGCGGCGACCCGTTCGGCGGAATGGGGGGCAACATGGGCGGTGGTATGGGCGACATCTTCGAGCAGTTCTTCGGCGGCGGTGGCGGCCGCGGCGGCGGGCGGAACGGCCCACAGCAGGGTCGTGACCTCCGGACGAGCCTCACCATCGAACTCGAAGAGGCCGCCGAGGGCGTCCGAAAGCAGTTCACCGTCGCCCGACCCGAGACCTGCCCCGACTGTGACGGTTCGGGCCATCCCGAGAGCGCCGACGCCGAGACCTGTCCCGAGTGTGACGGCCGCGGCCAGACCACACAGGTCCAACAGACAGCGCTCGGGCGGGTCCAGCAGACCCAGACCTGTCGGCGCTGCGGCGGCGACGGCACCCTCTACTCCGAGTCGTGTGGCACCTGCGGCGGCGATGGGCGGGTCCGCAACGAGGCCACGCTCTCGGTGGACATCCCGGCGGGTATCGACGACGGCCAGACTCTCCGGATGGAGCGCGAGGGCGCACCCGGCGAGAACAACGGTCCCAAGGGCGACCTCCTGATCGAGGTCAGCGTCCGCCAGCACCCCGAGTTCGAGCGCGACGGCGACGACCTCGCCCACCGCGCCGCCATCTCCTTCCCCCAGGCCACCTTCGGCACCTCGATCGAGGTCCCCACCCTCTCGGGCACCGTCGAGATGGACGTCCCCGCCAGCACCCAGAGCGGCGAGACCTTCCGACTCGACGGCAAGGGGATGCCCCGCCTGCGCCGGCGCGGAAAGGGCGACCTCTTCGTGAAGGTCCAGGTCGTCACTCCGGACGAACTCAACGAAGAGCAGCGCGAGGCGCTCGAAGCCTTCGCCGAGGCCGGCGGCGAGGAGGTCGACGTGGAGGCGGGCTTCTTCAAGAAGATCAAGAACTCACTCTAG
- a CDS encoding MBL fold metallo-hydrolase, giving the protein MVHSDWGDWLPKAIENADPEGVAAWYLGCNGLVLTDGDTTLFVDPYLGTGDPPRTVRMVPIPFDPEDVESADAVFATHEHSDHVDGPSQAPILAGTGATYYAPDDSLAVARENDWTDEWDLADDQLVEVSEGDTNEFGEFTVTVTDANDPDATHPVGYLIDHPAGTFFHGGDTKPGDELEPIGEEYDIDYAVCAFGAVGMILDKETREPKRTRWYADENQAIEVANQLQVDTLVPTHWDMWKGLTADPAALHPHARTYDYPAHLEIVEIGDRIDY; this is encoded by the coding sequence ATGGTACACTCAGACTGGGGCGACTGGCTCCCGAAGGCGATCGAGAACGCCGACCCCGAGGGTGTCGCGGCCTGGTATCTCGGCTGCAACGGCCTCGTGCTCACCGACGGCGACACGACGCTCTTCGTCGACCCCTATCTGGGTACTGGCGACCCACCGCGAACGGTGCGGATGGTCCCGATACCCTTCGACCCCGAGGACGTCGAATCCGCCGACGCGGTCTTCGCCACCCACGAACACTCGGACCACGTCGACGGGCCCTCCCAGGCCCCGATCCTCGCGGGCACCGGGGCGACCTACTACGCGCCCGACGACAGCCTCGCCGTGGCGCGCGAGAACGACTGGACCGACGAGTGGGACCTCGCGGACGACCAACTCGTCGAGGTCTCGGAGGGCGACACCAACGAGTTCGGCGAGTTCACCGTGACGGTCACCGACGCGAACGACCCCGACGCGACCCACCCCGTCGGCTACCTCATCGACCACCCCGCGGGCACCTTCTTCCACGGCGGCGACACCAAACCCGGCGACGAACTCGAACCGATCGGCGAGGAGTACGACATCGACTACGCGGTCTGTGCGTTCGGCGCGGTCGGGATGATCCTCGACAAGGAGACACGAGAACCGAAACGAACCCGGTGGTACGCCGACGAGAACCAGGCCATCGAGGTCGCGAACCAGCTCCAGGTCGACACCCTCGTCCCCACCCACTGGGACATGTGGAAGGGCCTCACCGCCGACCCCGCCGCCCTCCACCCCCACGCCCGAACCTACGACTACCCCGCACACCTCGAGATCGTCGAGATCGGCGACCGGATCGACTACTGA
- the aceA gene encoding isocitrate lyase — MKTPAELIGDTDVFTKDVDNPAARELREMLNTQDYVFAPGMYHALDARLAEMAGHDAAYMSGYSTVLGQFGFPDLEMVTMTEMVENAKRMVEATHLPVIADCDTGYGGIHNVQRAVREYEKVGVAAIHIEDQVTPKRCGHIAGKQIIPREDAQARFEAAVDAKQSEDTVIIARTDAYGSANGDWEEHLERGRIYADAGVDIVWPEMPDPSREDAVNYAETIHETHPDLKLAFNYSSSFAWSEEDDPLTFQELGDLGYKYQFITLFALHSGAHAAYEDMKNLAENAEQGQFDLEEKYMDHETESHHELSFVDKFQDIEMRFDPEARSRIEGSEGFSEDERDPLTAEADGGDD, encoded by the coding sequence ATGAAAACCCCAGCAGAACTCATCGGAGACACGGACGTCTTCACGAAAGATGTCGACAACCCCGCAGCCCGCGAGCTGCGCGAGATGCTGAACACCCAGGACTACGTCTTCGCGCCCGGGATGTACCACGCGCTCGACGCCCGGCTCGCGGAGATGGCCGGCCACGACGCCGCCTACATGAGCGGCTACTCCACGGTTCTGGGCCAGTTCGGTTTTCCCGATCTAGAGATGGTCACGATGACCGAGATGGTCGAGAACGCCAAACGAATGGTCGAGGCCACCCACCTCCCCGTGATCGCCGACTGTGATACGGGCTACGGTGGGATCCACAACGTCCAGCGCGCGGTCCGGGAGTACGAGAAGGTCGGCGTCGCCGCGATCCACATCGAGGACCAGGTCACCCCCAAGCGGTGTGGCCACATCGCGGGCAAGCAGATCATCCCGCGCGAGGACGCCCAGGCGCGCTTCGAGGCCGCCGTCGACGCCAAACAGTCCGAGGACACAGTCATTATCGCCCGGACGGACGCCTACGGCTCCGCGAACGGCGACTGGGAGGAACACCTCGAACGTGGGCGGATCTACGCCGACGCCGGCGTGGACATCGTCTGGCCCGAGATGCCCGACCCGAGCCGCGAGGACGCGGTGAACTACGCCGAGACGATCCACGAGACCCACCCCGACCTGAAGCTCGCGTTCAACTACTCGTCGAGCTTCGCGTGGTCAGAGGAGGACGATCCCCTCACCTTCCAGGAGCTCGGGGACCTGGGCTATAAGTACCAGTTCATCACGCTGTTCGCGCTCCACTCGGGTGCCCACGCCGCCTACGAGGACATGAAGAACCTGGCGGAGAACGCCGAACAGGGCCAGTTCGACCTGGAGGAGAAGTACATGGATCACGAGACCGAGTCCCACCACGAACTCTCGTTCGTGGACAAGTTCCAGGACATCGAGATGCGCTTCGACCCCGAGGCCCGCTCGCGGATCGAGGGCTCCGAGGGCTTCTCGGAGGACGAACGCGACCCGCTGACCGCGGAGGCCGACGGCGGCGACGACTGA
- the aceB gene encoding malate synthase AceB — translation MTERRHDRKFVRTFFTSPTALEGEDDSAKMIRSASGLRGMQAPDVWVPDNEDATAPSMRDEGVENIIEVVSENGADFPGEIHPRVVWHRDSPETRYQCLQHLLELADPANGAIEHLDGFVIPEVGDIDDWKKADEFLTIVENEYGFEEGSIAMSVIIEAGESELAMGKLRDEMGKATNNLERLFLFVDGEVDYTKDMRAITPAGDLPPWPELRHNTSRGASANGCIAVDGPYDDIRDVEGYRERMTENQAKGMLGIWSLTPGQVVEANTSPLPPEEGSWLLDDGGDQVELTDEGDTQVYEGDRVSLEESGGEYVLRVGGDEQHLDEDDLREELLGMAQYVPSMDDIVDSMEEFEEARDAGTGAIAMERATTLRIDGVEVDLSTDRMWDEATYQAAMTPVTLFQDVYEHRPDQHDDLAEMYGEDVVDRAMDVGA, via the coding sequence ATGACAGAACGAAGACACGACAGGAAGTTCGTCCGGACGTTCTTCACCTCGCCGACCGCGCTCGAAGGCGAGGACGACTCCGCGAAGATGATCCGGAGCGCGAGCGGGCTCCGGGGAATGCAGGCCCCCGACGTCTGGGTGCCCGACAACGAGGACGCCACCGCGCCCTCGATGCGCGACGAGGGCGTCGAGAACATCATCGAGGTCGTCTCGGAGAACGGGGCCGACTTCCCCGGCGAGATCCACCCCCGGGTGGTCTGGCACCGCGACAGCCCCGAGACGAGGTATCAGTGCCTCCAGCACCTCCTCGAACTCGCCGACCCCGCGAACGGCGCGATCGAACACCTCGACGGCTTCGTGATCCCCGAGGTCGGCGACATCGACGACTGGAAGAAGGCCGACGAGTTCCTCACCATCGTCGAGAACGAGTACGGCTTCGAGGAGGGAAGCATCGCGATGTCGGTGATCATCGAAGCGGGTGAATCCGAACTCGCGATGGGGAAGCTCCGCGACGAGATGGGCAAGGCCACCAACAACCTCGAACGGCTGTTCCTGTTCGTCGACGGCGAGGTCGACTACACCAAGGACATGCGCGCCATCACGCCCGCGGGCGACCTCCCGCCGTGGCCCGAACTCCGCCACAACACCTCCCGAGGGGCGAGCGCCAACGGCTGTATCGCGGTCGACGGCCCCTACGACGACATCCGCGACGTCGAGGGCTACCGCGAGCGCATGACCGAGAACCAGGCCAAGGGGATGCTCGGCATCTGGTCGCTCACCCCCGGTCAGGTGGTCGAGGCGAACACGTCCCCGCTCCCGCCCGAGGAGGGGAGCTGGCTGCTCGACGACGGGGGCGACCAGGTCGAGCTCACCGACGAGGGCGACACCCAAGTCTACGAGGGCGACCGCGTCTCGCTCGAAGAGAGCGGCGGGGAGTACGTCCTCCGTGTGGGCGGCGACGAACAACACCTCGACGAGGACGACCTCCGCGAGGAGCTCCTCGGGATGGCCCAGTACGTCCCGAGCATGGACGACATCGTGGACTCGATGGAGGAGTTCGAGGAAGCGCGGGACGCCGGCACCGGCGCGATCGCGATGGAGCGCGCCACCACACTGAGGATCGACGGCGTCGAGGTCGACCTGAGTACGGATAGAATGTGGGACGAGGCGACCTACCAGGCCGCGATGACGCCGGTCACGCTGTTCCAGGACGTCTACGAGCACCGCCCGGACCAGCACGACGACCTCGCGGAGATGTACGGCGAGGACGTCGTCGATCGCGCGATGGACGTCGGGGCGTAG
- a CDS encoding right-handed parallel beta-helix repeat-containing protein, with amino-acid sequence MDDEEDIFESLTAERVRTTRHPTYDVTAHGATGDGTTDDTAAIQTALDAAAEGGGGVVYLPAGTYYTTYSLLYGSDLVVYGPAATVAFEPSHEDATALVSKSFDGSVETSRVTIQGLTVESVDPAKGNGIGMAKAADMAVKACQTHGLHWHLVDIAGATDVLVADCYAANLDTAAYQADNLTSDGGLVVEYEDGTTEGAVVDDTNNRNVDIAGNVAEDCGRGVHLHRDGGHDLTVRDNRIRGCTEVGILGDPEMTWHDVVVAGNVVEGDGDSSGIRLDGEYTNLSVANNTVRDHDEWGIAVHPGEDEPDSIPRGVTVRDNTVERVAGTAIALDGAAGEVSDNYVYDVARGGGTDGADERDGTGSPDSTHAGVTVEGCDGVSVRGNVLRDLGGTGVVCRAGSTDVVISGNDIADAPWGIGCFADAGPLEGVAIDRNTVVGGPEARGGVWAEAGVRYRIDDNAATGVALGVAVADATDLHLTGNDVVGDRDEPGAIGYRVRDCTDTVVRDNDATRVDESTVVDGASGNVRAEVPDAGLVVGGDCEGVRATFEGDRPPEDGAFAVGSRVRNTAPAAGGHLGWVCVAAGSPGSWKPYGRIGEE; translated from the coding sequence ATGGACGACGAGGAGGACATCTTCGAGAGCCTGACGGCCGAGCGGGTGCGCACCACGCGCCACCCGACCTACGACGTCACCGCTCACGGCGCGACCGGCGACGGAACGACCGACGACACCGCCGCGATCCAGACCGCGCTCGACGCCGCGGCGGAGGGGGGTGGCGGCGTCGTCTACCTCCCTGCCGGCACCTACTACACCACCTACAGCCTGCTCTACGGCTCCGACCTCGTGGTTTACGGTCCGGCGGCCACGGTCGCGTTCGAACCGAGCCACGAGGACGCCACGGCGCTGGTCTCGAAGAGCTTCGACGGCTCCGTCGAGACCTCGCGCGTCACGATCCAGGGGCTCACGGTCGAGTCGGTCGACCCGGCGAAGGGCAACGGGATCGGGATGGCGAAGGCCGCGGACATGGCGGTCAAGGCGTGTCAGACCCACGGTCTCCACTGGCATCTCGTCGATATCGCGGGCGCGACGGACGTGCTGGTCGCCGACTGCTACGCCGCGAACCTCGACACCGCCGCCTATCAGGCCGACAACCTCACCTCCGACGGCGGCCTCGTCGTGGAGTACGAGGACGGCACCACCGAGGGCGCGGTGGTCGACGACACCAACAACCGGAACGTGGACATCGCCGGCAACGTCGCCGAGGACTGCGGGCGCGGGGTCCACCTCCACCGCGACGGCGGCCACGACCTCACCGTTCGCGACAACAGGATCCGAGGCTGTACCGAGGTCGGGATCCTCGGCGACCCGGAGATGACGTGGCACGACGTCGTCGTCGCCGGCAACGTCGTCGAGGGGGACGGCGATTCGAGCGGGATCCGTCTCGACGGCGAGTACACGAACCTCTCGGTCGCGAACAACACCGTTCGCGACCACGACGAGTGGGGGATCGCGGTCCACCCCGGCGAGGACGAACCCGACTCGATCCCGCGGGGGGTCACGGTCCGGGACAACACGGTCGAACGGGTCGCGGGAACCGCGATCGCGCTCGACGGCGCGGCGGGCGAGGTCAGCGACAACTACGTCTACGACGTCGCCCGTGGAGGCGGAACGGACGGCGCGGACGAACGCGACGGTACCGGCTCCCCCGATTCGACCCACGCCGGGGTCACGGTCGAGGGCTGCGACGGCGTGAGCGTCAGGGGAAACGTCCTCCGGGACCTCGGCGGAACCGGCGTGGTCTGTCGCGCCGGCTCGACGGACGTCGTGATATCGGGCAACGACATCGCCGACGCGCCGTGGGGGATCGGCTGCTTCGCCGACGCCGGACCGCTCGAAGGGGTGGCGATCGACCGCAACACGGTCGTCGGCGGGCCGGAGGCTCGCGGCGGGGTGTGGGCCGAAGCCGGGGTTCGATATCGGATCGACGACAACGCGGCCACCGGTGTAGCGCTCGGTGTCGCGGTGGCGGACGCGACGGACCTTCATCTCACCGGCAACGACGTCGTCGGGGATCGGGACGAACCGGGAGCCATCGGCTATCGGGTTCGCGACTGTACGGACACGGTAGTGCGCGACAACGACGCGACGAGGGTCGACGAGTCGACGGTGGTCGACGGAGCCTCCGGAAACGTTCGAGCCGAGGTGCCCGATGCCGGACTCGTCGTCGGCGGGGACTGTGAGGGGGTTCGCGCGACGTTCGAGGGCGACCGACCGCCCGAGGACGGCGCGTTCGCGGTCGGGAGCCGGGTTCGCAACACCGCACCCGCCGCGGGCGGCCATCTCGGATGGGTCTGCGTCGCGGCCGGGTCGCCGGGTAGCTGGAAGCCGTACGGCCGTATCGGCGAGGAGTAA
- a CDS encoding MarR family winged helix-turn-helix transcriptional regulator: protein MSGSESGWTDGLSPSAKLVVKVLEYRGSLTQKEIIEQSRLSGRTVRNALEQLQRAGTVEKGICIEDARQNRYKLTPPVADRIAGGD, encoded by the coding sequence ATGAGTGGATCCGAATCGGGATGGACGGACGGTCTCTCGCCGAGCGCGAAACTCGTCGTGAAGGTCCTCGAATACCGGGGGTCGCTCACTCAAAAGGAGATCATCGAACAGTCGCGGCTCTCGGGACGAACGGTGCGAAACGCGCTCGAACAGCTCCAACGTGCCGGAACGGTCGAGAAGGGGATCTGTATCGAGGACGCCCGTCAGAACCGGTACAAACTCACGCCGCCGGTCGCCGACCGGATCGCCGGCGGCGACTGA
- a CDS encoding AIR synthase family protein, whose amino-acid sequence MPDSGKVDGRFFDRRIYPHLGAEREEVRLGPRHGVDFGVVDVGERSLVVATDPISIVPDLGFERAARFAFDVVCADVAVSGLSPAYLSMNFTLPPGMTDAEFAAVWEAIDEEARDLGASVVAGHTARYAGCSYPWVGGATVMAVGDPADLVRPDGARPGDDLLLTTGPGVEAVGLLTTLFGEKMDLPESVLDAARDRFDEARGVRDALTAAAAGPVTAMHDVTEGGLDAALCEFAGSAGVRLDIEREAVPVRPGVEPVCAYHDLDPWRVTSSGSLLVAVEPEGTDRVLDALADRGTTAAVIGHVDEGEGAVVDGNRLDHPQVDRSWDVYADYADEAN is encoded by the coding sequence ATGCCCGACTCCGGCAAGGTCGACGGGAGGTTCTTCGACCGGCGGATCTATCCCCATCTCGGCGCGGAGCGAGAGGAGGTCCGACTGGGACCACGACACGGCGTCGACTTCGGGGTCGTCGACGTCGGCGAGCGCTCGCTGGTGGTGGCCACGGACCCGATATCGATCGTCCCGGACCTCGGTTTCGAGCGCGCCGCCCGGTTCGCTTTCGACGTGGTCTGTGCCGACGTCGCGGTCTCGGGACTGTCGCCGGCATACCTCTCGATGAACTTCACCCTCCCACCCGGGATGACCGACGCGGAGTTCGCGGCGGTCTGGGAGGCCATCGACGAGGAAGCCCGTGACCTCGGGGCCAGTGTGGTCGCGGGCCACACCGCTCGTTACGCGGGCTGTTCGTACCCGTGGGTCGGCGGGGCTACCGTGATGGCGGTCGGCGACCCCGCGGACCTGGTTCGGCCCGACGGCGCACGGCCCGGCGACGACCTCCTGCTCACTACGGGACCGGGGGTCGAGGCCGTCGGGCTGTTGACGACGCTGTTCGGGGAGAAAATGGACCTCCCCGAGTCCGTTCTCGACGCCGCCCGCGACCGGTTCGACGAGGCGCGCGGCGTGCGCGACGCGCTCACCGCCGCGGCCGCCGGCCCGGTGACGGCGATGCACGACGTCACCGAAGGCGGCCTCGACGCCGCGCTCTGCGAGTTCGCCGGGAGCGCGGGTGTCCGACTCGACATCGAGCGCGAGGCCGTCCCGGTGCGCCCCGGCGTCGAACCCGTCTGTGCGTACCACGACCTCGACCCGTGGCGCGTGACGAGTTCCGGGAGCCTCCTGGTCGCGGTCGAGCCCGAGGGGACGGACCGGGTGCTCGACGCGCTCGCCGACCGCGGGACGACGGCCGCGGTCATCGGCCACGTCGACGAGGGTGAGGGAGCCGTCGTCGACGGGAACCGCCTCGACCACCCGCAGGTCGACCGCTCGTGGGACGTCTACGCCGACTACGCCGACGAAGCGAACTGA